One Mugil cephalus isolate CIBA_MC_2020 chromosome 8, CIBA_Mcephalus_1.1, whole genome shotgun sequence genomic window carries:
- the mrps36 gene encoding 28S ribosomal protein S36, mitochondrial isoform X1, whose protein sequence is MGSKVSSKMAAPTARVIQAVRPHAPLIKFPNRQGVPRPNVQEALKSLAVNHPQHNGPSLASAAAAARPHVPLAPIPGTPDTLASIQQLPARYRRRPLTADEMGYIERGGPE, encoded by the exons ATGGGGAGCAAAGTCAGCTCCAAAATGGCAGCTCCCACCGCCCGAGTTATCCAG GCTGTGCGACCTCACGCTCCTCTGATCAAGTTCCCAAACAGACAAGGTGTGCCAAGACCCAACG TCCAAGAAGCATTGAAGTCATTAGCAGTTAACCATCCACAACACAACGGCCCCAGTTTAGCTTCAGCTGCAGCGGCAGCCAGACCTCATGTACCTTTAGCTCCGATCCCTGGCACGCCGGACACCCTGGCCTCCATTCAGCAACTACCAGCCAGGTACCGCAGGAGGCCGTTGACCGCGGATGAAATGGGCTACATCGAG CGTGGAGGACCTGAATGA
- the mrps36 gene encoding 28S ribosomal protein S36, mitochondrial isoform X2, which translates to MGSKVSSKMAAPTARVIQAVRPHAPLIKFPNRQVQEALKSLAVNHPQHNGPSLASAAAAARPHVPLAPIPGTPDTLASIQQLPARYRRRPLTADEMGYIERGGPE; encoded by the exons ATGGGGAGCAAAGTCAGCTCCAAAATGGCAGCTCCCACCGCCCGAGTTATCCAG GCTGTGCGACCTCACGCTCCTCTGATCAAGTTCCCAAACAGACAAG TCCAAGAAGCATTGAAGTCATTAGCAGTTAACCATCCACAACACAACGGCCCCAGTTTAGCTTCAGCTGCAGCGGCAGCCAGACCTCATGTACCTTTAGCTCCGATCCCTGGCACGCCGGACACCCTGGCCTCCATTCAGCAACTACCAGCCAGGTACCGCAGGAGGCCGTTGACCGCGGATGAAATGGGCTACATCGAG CGTGGAGGACCTGAATGA
- the LOC125011905 gene encoding pyridoxal phosphate phosphatase: protein MAGAFGFKGCQKIRGPQIRSLLEAKDFFLFDCDGVIWHGEKAITGAAKVVNALIRQGKNVVFVTNNSTRPRENYVHKFYRLGFTDVMLEQIFSSSYCSALYLRDVVKVCGQVFVIGCPGLRTELQEAGIQCVEEADDPDATIYDCALAADVKAVLVGHDDKLTFLKLAKASCYLRDPDCLFLATDTDPWHPLSSGRILPGSGSLIAALEVASGRKATVIGKPSRFMFECISSQFMGVDPAQCLMVGDRLETDMLFGSNCGLDTMLTLTGVSQIEEAQEYRNSDLTTNQSLVPDYVVDTIADFLPAFEELDEQSN from the exons ATGGCGGGCGCCTTCGGCTTCAAAGGCTGCCAGAAAATTCGAGGTCCGCAGATTAGGAGCCTGCTCGAGGCGAAGGACTTCTTCCTCTTCGACTGCGACGGGGTCATATGGCACGGGGAGAAGGCGATAACCGGCGCGGCGAAGGTGGTGAACGCGCTGATCCGTCAGGGCAAAAACGTGGTGTTCGTCACCAACAACAGCACCAGGCCGCGCGAGAATTACGTGCACAAGTTCTACCGACTGGGCTTCACCGACGTGATGCTGGAGCAGATCTTCAGCTCGTCCTACTGCTCGGCTCTCTACCTGAGGGACGTGGTCAAGGTCTGCGGCCAGGTGTTCGTCATCGGCTGCCCGGGGCTGCGCACGGAGCTGCAGGAGGCGGGCATCCAGTGCGTGGAGGAGGCGGACGACCCGGACGCCACCATCTACGACTGCGCCCTGGCTGCAGACGTGAAGGCGGTGCTGGTGGGACACGACGATAAACTGACTTTTCTCAAACTGGCCAAAGCCTCGTGCTACCTGAGGGACCCGGACTGCTTGTTCCTGGCTACGGACACCGACCCCTGGCACCCACTGTCCAGCGGAAGGATACTGCCAG GTTCTGGGTCCCTCATCGCAGCCCTGGAGGTGGCCTCAGGCCGCAAAGCCACCGTGATCGGCAAACCCAGCCGCTTCATGTTCGAGTGCATCTCCAGCCAGTTCATGGGGGTGGATCCCGCCCAGTGCCTGATGGTCGGAGACCGCCTGGAGACAGACATGCTGTTCGGGTCCAACTGCGGCCTCGACACCATGCTCACCCTCACCGGCGTGTCTCAGATCGAGGAGGCGCAGGAGTACAGGAATAGTGAcctgaccaccaaccagagcCTGGTGCCCGACTACGTGGTCGACACCATCGCTGATTTCTTACCGGCTTTTGAGGAACTGGACGAACAGAGCAACTGa
- the spef2 gene encoding sperm flagellar protein 2: MSDILCRWLNQELQLSKSVEPMTITKDFSSGYLFGEVLHKYQMQDDFRMFMRRDTSVAKLNNFTRLEPTFKLLGISFTTNTAQDVMREKQGVATCLLYELHVSLEKKKKEGISRTMMEITQPAASANLLKKEHIIFSDRLHKVVKRDADLKLPNISQRYAKKYQHLNGRSVVTHPMLQKRQKKDQGEKRIQDIKKPSACRQMHNDMTNQVHVPNPPPYTSRLNLKERHQQQQQQQQQQQHKEREEQVMQTVQTEIDQFEANRKKLTSSGFASASSDQPLLDSFPLGSINQGGEVSESGTKVTLQSNSKYIQGIRQRLQDSAESRERREKRVNRFLVEQLKAQEAREEARWEEQLVKRLTRQTQQEKRLAVQLLLIRKEKEVIRQNRLFREQQYQQRREKDFQEALHRESILAQQVKLDCEERIRQELGHCNRIASERTQIQQKEHLKSCRGILEQIVDLATKVGEYRLLTGNLIPEKMTREWKELLLCGLPLYEPIKGHQPEFDLATPLDPVELKKQEILDTQDYDEYSNVVGEWAWPEEAEGTKLLPTNNDTLGHVVQRLRNIVHPPCSEPSPPLLPHFAIKACVLGKICSGKTSCLAKIAEAHGFCVLSADALIEEALHAYKVGEKVSQIQCTSVLYGSYFLSNPIFLLLFFFLFIKSLLNDARYFTVQNKFFGGVQNVQVPEQLGGKENEQLVTSSASLKSDYDTQEENKDSNATLSTRAVQGEAADKEMRNGNPIPNELLVDIIVEAISRVPAQSGWILDGFPLDITHAFLLEKALGGSVDLGEEVVNSKTNLVVDPNPPKPTPPPAPVLDLALLLDIPDECVVRRALSHIDSSAASQPTDKTLYWAQIPHRITAFQDAWPELERWFGAKQNILVRVDADVDDGELYRRVESAMQQALASPFEDVVIDSGKTPELSTSPPPADQLPALGDEDPGLTECHSSPKEENTHSSGENSTNVSPASLTNEDSLGGGKNPPESASSSPDSPSCIYVDEPLPPEIPEFLCSHWDTVCDSYVSNVKTVMQQLRSQRTLIFQYLFNIREGYKHYLGRPDLKQEFVSRWQKDFNSIPDDMREDEDTKAELHLRLDELREHLCDITEERKVEDEQERTALMSNGWLEDNTSVLVNHHSTLMQVEMARFWETLCFLKLYYLNMHSQTPPQLPSKFVSIPLLGAPGSTDHQDSRRPASSRRASKTGDLDGKEPPPYEKLISDYEETLTTISKLVLTEVRQCEAKEKKEAVEENEKNEKKKAPSSAAKTKKEKPSSKKQKGPPSPDPVPSPAPVEDKNLEKICEQQIMKRIHEEYIAALKHEESRAKEQIALVKCHGVAMLQSLQSRAEQTFSSMEECSQERHLAEMRSIDQLQVVLQIVCHHIQRGTKLQNQLVLEGTDFYINGDCLMEAIPPPPPRAPSLEKPKGSTPTITQLESLRHQLFHIAPSGLMCSFEFSSVLKNITSVKTGRDTLPEAWMASSDTQLMEIVSLFVDECDLIDWRRFLLSAALPWPFPSITQLLDVLQGFKAADTGAKGYINEEQYLQTELWFSSESILAVPEDPSEPAPYDRLANLRKFFFQLFADHRSFATPQLDYVSMLQYFAADPNPKQGFIRALSVQQGQHLKLTSLEHLVKSMPSIEEDPELSSLEQDGNSKEHEQEVSIPAILAVICHKIPKMKDKCPLRPACLSLEEHTEHLEQIFRELGYKPEDCIPFSILSEHPFIQGLMETSTHYQLVNVHRLLLVDQDEDEESL; the protein is encoded by the exons ATGTCGGATATATTGTGCAGGTGGCTGAATCAGGAGCTCCAGCTGTCAAAGTCTGTTG AGCCAATGACAATTACCAAAGATTTCTCCAGTGGTTACCTCTTTGGCGAGGTTCTGCATAAATACCAGATGCAGGACGATTTCCGTATGTTTATGAGGAGAGA CACCTCTGTCGCCAAATTGAATAATTTTACCCGTCTGGAACCTACTTTCAAGTTACTGGGGATCTCATTCACTACAAATACAGCCCAAGATGTGATGCGGGAGAAGCAAGGTGTGGCCACATGCCTCCTTTATGAACTACATGTCTCActtgaaaagaagaagaaagaaggaattAGTCGCACAATGATGGAAATCACGCAGCCTGCAGCCAGTGCAAACCTACTCAAGAAGGAGCATATCATCTTCTCTGAT CGACTCCATAAGGTGGTGAAAAGAGATGCAGATCTGAAGCTTCCCAACATTTCTCAGCGCTATGCGAAGAAATACCAGCATTTGAATGGCAGGTCTGTGGTGACCCATCCAATGCtgcaaaagagacaaaaaaaagatcagggAGAGAAACGAATCCAGGATATTAAGAAG CCATCAGCATGTCGTCAGATGCACAATGACATGACTAACCAGGTGCATGTGCCCAACCCACCTCCTTACACTTCTCGGCTGAACCTGAAAGAgagacaccagcagcagcagcagcagcagcagcagcagcaacacaaagaaCGAGAAGAACAG gTTATGCAGACAGTCCAAACAGAAATAGACCAGTTTGAGGCAAATAGGAAGAAATTGACTTCTTCTGGTTTTGCTTCTGCTTCTAG TGATCAGCCCCTCCTTGACAGTTTTCCCCTTGGCAGCATCAACCAGGGCGGTGAAGTTTCTGAAAGTGGAACCAAGGTGACTTTACAATCCAATAGTAAGTATATTCAGGGGATCCGTCAAAGGCTGCAGGACAGTGCTGAATCTCGTGAgcggagagagaaaagagtcaACAGATTCTTGGTGGAGCAGCTCAAGGCCCAAGAAGCTCGAGAG GAGGCGCGGTGGGAGGAGCAGCTGGTGAAACGTTTGACACGTCAGACTCAGCAGGAGAAACGTCTGGCAGTCCAGCTACTTCTTATACgtaaggagaaggaggtgatcCGGCAGAACCGCCTGTTCAGAGAGCAGCAGTACCAGCAGCGACGAGAGAAGGACTTCCAGGAAGCTCTGCACAGGGAGTCG ATTTTGGCTCAGCAGGTTAAGTTGGACTGTGAAGAAAGGATCAGACAGGAACTTGGACACTGTAACCGGATTGCTTCTGAGCGAACTCAGATTCAACAAAAGGAGCACTTAAAGAGCTGCAGGGGCATTTTGGAGCAGATAGTGGATTTGGCAACAAAAGTTGGAGAATATCGACTGCTCACTGGGAA TTTGATTCCAGAGAAGATGACGAGAGAGTGGAAGGAATTGCTGTTGTGTGGTCTGCCTCTCTATGAGCCGATAAAGGGCCACCAGCCAGAGTTTGATTTGGCCACTCCATTAGATCCCGTAGAGCTTAAGAAGCAGGAGATACTCGACACACAGGACTATGATGAATACAGT aaTGTAGTAGGTGAGTGGGCATGGCCAGAGGAAGCAGAGGGGACAAAACTACTCCCAACTAACAACGACACACTTGGACATGTTGTCCAGCGCCTGAGGAACATTGTTCACCCACCCTGCTCGGAACCGTCTCCACCTTTACTTCCTCACTTTGCCATCAAGGCCTGTGTCCTGGGCAAGATTTGCTCTGGCAAGACCAGCTGCCTGGCCAAGATTGCTGAAG CACACGGCTTCTGTGTCTTATCGGCCGACGCACTGATCGAGGAGGCACTGCATGCTTACAAGGTCGGAGAGAAGGTTAGTCAGATACAGTGCACCAGTGTACTGTACGGTTCATACTTTTTATCGAATccaatttttttattattatttttttttctttttataaaatcTCTCCTCAATGATGCCAGATATTTCACTGTTCAAAACAAATTTTTTGGCGGGGTGCAAAATGTACAGGTCCCAGAGCAGCTGGGAGGTAAAGAAAATGAGCAACTGGTCACATCCTCCGCATCACTGAAATCTG ATTATGATACccaagaagaaaataaagacagcaATGCAACA CTGTCAACACGCGCCGTACAGGGAGAAGCTGCAGACAAAGAGATGAGGAATGGGAACCCCATCCCTAATGAGCTGCTAGTGGACATTATAGTAGAGGCAATCAG TCGCGTTCCAGCTCAGTCAGGGTGGATCCTGGACGGCTTTCCACTGGACATCACTCATGCCTTCCTGCTAGAGAAAGCCCTCGGTGGGTCTGTAGACTTAGGGGAGGAAGTTGTAAACAGCAAGACAAACCTTGTTGTTGATCCTAATCCACCTAAACCTACACCACCACCCGCACCTGTGCTGGATTTGGCTCTGCTGCTTGACATCCCTGATGAGTGTGTAGTCAGACGGGCACTCAGTCACATCG ATAGTTCTGCAGCCTCACAACCCACAGACAAGACCTTGTATTGGGCACAGATCccacacag GATCACAGCTTTTCAGGATGCCTGGCCAGAGTTAGAGAGGTGGTTTGGTGCAAAGCAAAATATTCTGGTCCGTGTCGATGCAGATGTGGACGACGGGGAGCTTTACAGAAGAGTGGAGTCTGCCATGCAGCAAG CTCTCGCCAGTCCCTTTGAAGACGTAGTGATTGACAGTGGGAAAACTCCAGAGTTATCAACCTCACCTCCGCCTGCTGACCAGCTTCCAGCACTTGGTGATGAAGACCCCGGTCTTACAGAGTGCCACTCTAGTccaaaggaggaaaacacacattcttCTGGAG AGAACTCTACTAATGTGTCTCCTGCGTCACTGACCAACGAGGACTCTCTAGGAGGTGGTAAGAATCCACCTGAGTCTGCCTCTTCCAGTCCAGACTCGCCCAGCTGCATCTATGTGGATGAACCCCTTCCTCCA GAGATCCCAGAGTTCCTGTGCTCACATTGGGACACGGTGTGTGATTCCTACGTGAGCAATGTAAAGACAGTGATGCAGCAGCTGCGCTCACAGCGTACTCTTATTTTTCAGTACCTCTTCAATATCAG AGAGGGATATAAACATTACTTGGGACGTCCAGACTTGAAGCAGGAGTTTGTGTCTCGGTGGCAGAAGGACTTCAACAGCATACCTGATGACATGAGAGAAGATGAGGATACCAAGGCAGAGCTACATCTAAGACTGGAT GAACTGCGTGAACATTTGTGCGACATTACTGAGGAACGTAAAGTGGAGGATGAGCAGGAGAGGACCGCTTTAATGAGTAATGGCTGGTTGGAGGACAACACTTCTGTCCTCGTCAATCACCACTCTACACTCATGCAG GTGGAAATGGCCCGTTTCTGGGAGACActctgttttctcaagttgTACTATTTGAACATGCACAGTCAGACGCCACCGCAACTACCCTCCAAATTTGTCAGTATCCCTTTACTCGGCGCCCCAGGAAGTACAGATCACCAGGACAG CAGGCGTCCTGCCTCCTCACGAAGGGCCTCCAAGACAGGAGATCTGGATGGGAAAGAACCT CCACCGTATGAGAAACTGATCTCTGACTACGAGGAGACACTGACAACCATCAGCAAACTG GTGTTAACAGAAGTCCGCCAGTGTGAGgcgaaagagaagaaggaggcagtagaagagaatgagaaaaatgagaaaaagaaggcCCCTTCAAGCGCAGCcaaaacgaaaaaagaaaagccttcatcaaaaaaacagaaag gTCCACCGTCCCCAGATCCAGTACCCAGCCCTGCACCAGTTGAGGACAAAAACTTGGAGAAGATTTGTGAACAACAGATTATGAAAAGAATACACGAGGAATATATAGCTGCTCTGAAACATGAGG AGAGTAGAGCTAAGGAACAGATTGCTTTGGTGAAATGTCATGGTGTTGCAATGCTGCAGTCCCTGCAAAGCAGAGCAGAACAGACCTTCAGCAGTATGGAGGAGTGCTCCCAGGAACGGCATCTTGCTGAAATGAGGAG CATTGACCAGTTACAAGTGGTTTTACAAATTGTTTGCCACCACATACAGAGAGGCACTAAACTGCAGAACCAGCTGGTGTTG GAAGGTACTGACTTCTATATAAACGGAGACTGCCTCATGGAGGCCATCCCACCTCCGCCTCCCAGAGCACCCTCACTAGAGAAACCCAAAGGATCCACCCCAACCATCACTCAGCTAGAGTCACTTCGCCATCAGCTGTTCCACATTGCTCCATCAG GTCTCATGTGCAGTTTTGAGTTTTCCAGTGTGCTCAAAAATATCACTTCTGTTAAAACGGGCAGAGACACTCTGCCAGAGGCCTGGATGGCCAGCAGTGATACACAG TTGATGGAGATTGTGTCTTTGTTCGTGGATGAGTGCGACCTCATTGACTGGCGTAGGTTTCTGCTCAGTGCTGCTCTCCCTTGGCCATTTCCCTCAATAACACAGCTGCTGGATGTGCTACAAGGTTTCAAGGCAGCGGACACTGGTGCTAAGGGCTATATAAACGAGGAACAATACCTACAG ACAGAGTTGTGGTTTTCCAGTGAGAGTATCCTGGCTGTTCCTGAGGACCCCTCTGAGCCTGCACCTTATGACCGTCTAGCTAACCTGCGCAAG TTCTTTTTCCAGTTGTTTGCAGACCACCGCTCCTTCGCTACCCCCCAACTGGATTACGTGTCCATGCTGCAGTACTTTGCAGCCGACCCAAACCCCAAACAGGGTTTCATCAGAGCTCTTAGTGTGCAGCAGGGACAACATCTCAAGCTCACCTCGCTAGAGCATCTTGTTAAG TCCATGCCCAGTATAGAAGAGGACCCTGAGCTCTCCTCCTTAGAACAGGATGGCAACTCCAAGGAACACGAGCAGGAAGTGTCAATTCCTGCAATTCTTGCCGTCATCTGCCACAAGATCCCCAAGATGAAAGACAAGTGTCCCCTTCGTCCTGCCTGCCTGAGTCTGGAGGAGCACACTGAG CACCTGGAGCAGATATTTAGAGAGCTGGGATACAAGCCTGAAGACTGCATCCccttctccatcctctctgAGCATCCTTTCATCCAGGGGCTGATGGAGACATCAACACACTACCAGCTTGTA aaCGTTCACAGGTTGCTACTGGTGGAccaggatgaagatgaagagtcACTTTGA